The sequence ACAAGAGTACATGAATGTCATCCGTAACTTAGATTCTGACTTACCTCAAATTATATTCTCTGATGCCTCATTGATTGATGAAGCTGGTGAGGTTATCGATGATAGCTTCTTTAGATATCAAGGTTTGTCAGATAAGGTGCTAGAGAGTGATGATATTTTGTTCAGAAACTGCGTACAAGGAGCGACGCTTTGCTTGAACAACAAAATGTTAGATTTACTCAGAAATTCCTTAGATGGGGAGAGTGCTAGCCAACTTGCTATGCATGATTGGTGGATAGCTATCCTCTCGAGGTATTTGGGGAATTGGACCTTTATTGATAAGCCTTTAATTCGTTATAGGCAACACAGTGCAAATCTCGTAGGAGCGCAGAAGGAATCTAATGTGTTGTTAAATATACTAAGGAACCCTATTCGCTTATACAATAATGTTAGAAGCTTAAAGTGTCAATATAAGTTATGGACTAGAGTATCTGAACGGTTGAAAGTTTATAATAATGGTAAGCGAAACCTTTCGCCTCTCTCTAAATGCAAGTTAATTGCTATGAAGCTTATGTTGTAATTAAAGATAAATAGTGCTGCATATTTTTATTTTAATGTGCAGTGCTTTTCTCTAAAATATTTTTGAAATCCGTAAGGTGCATATATTTATGCTTAATGTCGAATTAATGGCTCAGATAAAACTTTATATCAAGTAAATACTTCCCATATGATACTATGAACTACTTTTAATATCGGGTTCAACGAATATTTTTTTGTGTGAAATATTTCAAAAGTAGGAATTACTTACCTCGATTTATTTTAAAAAGTATACTTTATATCGTAGTTAACTTTTTAATTTTTTGAATAACCAGTTGGTGCATCTAACAGAATTTGCATAATACATTCTTCATCGAAGTTATGGCAGCAGATATCAAGCTGTGTCAATAAAGGGTGCATTTCATTCCAACTGAGCATCTGCTCTTTTGCCATCATTATTTTCTGATGCCCACTACCTTCGACATTATCTCCGATCAAAAGCTCTTCATAGAGCTTTTCTCCTGGGCGTAACCCAGTGAACTTTATAGAAATATCACCTTCCTGTTGCTCCCCTTCAATATGTTCCTGCATACCCATGAGGTGAATCATTCTTTTAGCTAGGTCTAAAATCTTTACAGGTTCCCCCATATCCAGAACAAAGACCTGCCCGTTGTGCCCCATGGCACCGGCTTGGATAACAAGCTGAGCGGCTTCTGGTATCAGCATAAAGTAACGAATGATGTCAGGGTGGGTTACGGTTACTGGTCCACCTTTATTGATTTGCTTCTTGAATAGTGGGACAACGGAGCCAGAGGAACCCAATACATTGCCAAAGCGCACCATGGTGAAAGTGGTGGTATTTTGCTTATCGGCCAAGGCTTGAAGAACCAATTCAGCCATGCGTTTGGTCGCACCCATTACGTTCGTTGGTCTTACTGCTTTATCTGTCGAGATGAGCGTAAAGTTTTTCACACCTGTTTGGATCGCTGCTTCAGCACAAGCAAGCGTACCAAAAACATTGTTGCGAACACCCTCAACGATATTATCTTCTACTAAAGGAACGTGCTTATAGGCAGCCGCATGATAAACTGTTTCAACGTTATGCGCAGCCATCACTTTTTCCAAGCGGTTCTGCCTTTGAACGGAGCCAAGAATCGCAACAATTTGAGTATCGCTTTTTAAGTTTACCTTTGTAGAATTGAGTTCTTGATCGATCTTATAAAGATTGTATTCATTGAGTTCAAACAAAACGAGAGTTTTTGGCTTCTGAGAGAGGATTTGGCGACATAATTCAGAGCCGATAGAACCACCAGCACCAGTCACCATTACATTTTTGTTGGCTATGTTTTGTGCTAGAAGCGCTTGGTCTGGATCAACAGCTGCTCTACCGAGTAGATCGGCAACGTCAAGATCTTTCACTTCCGTTGCTGTCGCTTTACCTGCGGCTATTTCTTCCACGGATGGCACAGATTGCAGCGCTATAGGCCAGTGTGATAATTTCTCCACTAATCTCAAGCGCTCACCTTTATTGATTCCATTAATGGCTAAAAGTAGCTTTACCGGTTGATAAAGTGATTGGAGGTGTTCAAATTCACTTGGGTGGTGGACTTTAAGCCCAAATAATATTTGACCGGATTTTCTTATGTCATCATCTAACATAATGACTGGGTTGTATTCATCTCCTTGAATTAAAGCGTAGGCCAGATCTCTTCCGGTTGCACCAGCACCATAGATGAAAACATTAGGCTTTTTTCGCTTATACAGTTGATAGTATATTGTTCGAATTAATATGCGAGGTCCACCTAAAGCAAGAGTTGCTAAACCAGCGTATATAAACGGTACACTTCTAGGTATGAACGTTTGAAAGAAAAAACCACAGAGGACAAGTGTTAGTGTGGATACAAATACACCAAGAAAAATATTCCCAACGGCAGGGAGCATCATATACCGTAGTACAGCTCGATACATACCTAGCTTCATAAAACTCAATATAGTAATAAGAACTGTACAGATTAGAGTAATGACTTCGTCTAAACCTGAAGAGAAGGTAATAGTGCCAAGCCTTAGCGCAATACTCAGGTAGAGTGATATTGTTATTGCACAAATATCATACAGCACACTAATTAGTCTTTTGTTAGAGCGTTTTGCATTGAGGAGAGTATAGATAGGTCTTAGCATTGTGGTGTTGTTAGGAGGTAAACTCCATCCTGGTTGTTTTTCTTATGGAGCATAAGGTTATGGGTATAGTATATTGGGATTTTTGATTTGTTGCTAGTTGGTATCTAGCCGATTGTGAGCTTCTTAAGGAATTCTAGGTATGAAAGTTTGTGTGCTGTTAGCTGTGTGTAATGGTGAGACATATTTAAGAGAGCAGCTTGAGAGTATCTTGCACCAGAAAGAAGTAAGTGTTGATGTTTATGTCTGCTTAGATAGCTCTCAAGATTCGTCACAGAGCATATTATCTGAATATGCTACTCGTTATCAAAATATCATTTTGCACTCACAAGATATTAAGTTTGGTAGCGCAGGACAAAACTTTTTATATATGCTTAAAACAGTAGATTTTTCATCTTATGACTACATTTGTTTTTCCGATCAAGATGACTATTGGTTGGATGGTAAACTACATAACGCTATAAAGAAGATTAGAAGCTCTAATGCTGATGGTTATTCAAGTAATGTAACTGCGTTTTGGGAAAATGATCGACAGGTTGATATTCGTAAGAGTTACGCTCAGGTGTACTTTGATTACATATTTGAATCTTCAGGTCCCGGCTGCACTTTTGTGCTTACTTATGAATTAGCACATGACATTCAGTCTTTTTTAGAAAGTGCCGGGGATAAAGTCAAAGATATCTGGTTGCATGACTGGTTTTGTTATGCCTATGCTCGAAGCAATGATTATAGTTGGGTAATTGATCAATCTAGCTATCTGCTTTACCGCCAACACGATAGTAATTCTGTTGGCGCGAATGTTAATTTTGGTGCTAAGTTCTCGCGCTTAAGAGAGGTCTTAAACGGCTCGGCTTTAGACAAAGTTATGTTACAGAGTGACATACTTGGTATTAATGCAGAACTACCAGTAAAACTACTGAAAAATAACACTGTTTTTTCATACTTTAGACTTGCACTACTAGCTTCTAAATGTCGAAGGAAACCTTCGGAAAAGGTTTTCTTTTTCTTTGTTATGATTTTGTTGGGAATTAAGAGACTAATGAAGTGAATAAAATATTGTTAACAGGTTCTTCTGGGTTTATAGGCTCTCATTTTTTGCAGAATTGCCCACTACCAATAGTGAGTGTTAAGAGGTCTGCAGAAAAAAACTCAACGAGTGATACTTTTTATATCACCTCTTTAGATCAAGGAACATCTTGGTCTGGTGCGTTCCGAGGAATAAGTACAGTTGTTCACTTGGCTGCTGTTGCCCACTCAAAACGTTGTTCTATTCAATCTGTTTATGATGTAAATGTTGAAGGAACTGTTAACTTAGCAAAGTCTGCTGCTCATGCAGGGGTTAAGCGTTTCATTTTTTTGAGTTCTATTGGTGTTCTCGGAGGGTATACAGAGAAGGGGAATAAATTTTCAAAAAAATCCCCTGTTCAAGCAGGTAATACTTATACTAAATCAAAGTTGGAAGCTGAAAAAAGACTTAGAGATATAGAGAAAGATACTGGTATGGAAGTGGTTGTTATTCGTGCGCCGCTAGTTTACGGCCCAAATGCCCCTGGTAGTTTTTCTCAGCTCAAGAAATTGGTGAGTATAGTACCGCTTTTACCATTTGGTTGCATCGACAACCGAAGAGATTTCATATCCGTTGATAATCTTGTTGATTTAATTTCTTGCTGTAGCCAACACCCTAATGCAGCAGGGCAAACATTTCTCGCGTCAGATGATTATACATTGAGTTTACGCCAGTTTATTTCGTATATTGCTGATGGTCTGGAAAAAAGGTGTATCCAAATTCCAATACCTGTTTTTGTATATCAGTTTCTGGCACAGCTATTTAAAAAGCACAAGTTAATGGAACAATTGGTTCTTAACCTTGAAGTTGATATTTCGGATACGAAAAAAAGCCTTAATTGGATTCCACCTTACCACCCACAGTACACTATGGGGCAACTAAAGAGAGGTCTTAAATGATCAGACTAATTGATTTCTTTCTTGCATTGTTTGGCCTGCTGTTCCTTTGGCCTGTTTTTGTTGTCATTTGTATTCTTGGTTACTTTGACACAGGCTCTCCAGTCTTTTTTCAAACTCGAGTAGGGCGTAACAAAAAGCCATTTACCTTAGTGAAATTCCGCACTATGCCGGTAGAAACACAATCAGTGGCAACTCACTTGGTGGGGGCGAACTCAGTGACTAAATTGGGTGGGTTCTTACGCAAGACTAAGCTGGATGAACTACCACAGTTATACAACGTCCTGAAAGGCGAAATGAGTCTCGTTGGCCCGCGACCATGCTTATTCAACCAGCAAGAGCTCATCGATGAAAGAGAGTCGAGAGGCGTGCTGGCGGTAAGCCCCGGTGTTACGGGGTTGGCTCAAATCAATGATATCGATATGTCGACACCTAAGCTACTTGCTGAGTGGGATAAGCGTATGCTCGATACACTGAATGTTAAACTTTACTTCCAATACATCATTCAAACAGTGTTAGGCAAAGGCTCTGGCGATAGAGTTTAATTAACAGTGGTTTACGCTCTCTTATAATCATAGGTACAGGCCTGTGCGTTATACCAACATAGCTTTGTTGACCTACACCATAACCTCTAAGGTCATTTTTATGTGACGCTATTTCCTAAATAATGCTTTATAAGGTATTGCTTATGATTTACTCATTTACTTGATTGTGGTTATTATCTATCATGATCAATCAGTTGTTTAAGCTGAGCAACTGATTGAGGGTGTGAAAATCATCCTCTACATATAAACGTTTATATCAATGGAAATCATTATGAAAAAAATGGCTCTAGCAGCTGCATTAGCAGTTAGCTTCTCAGGTGCTGCATTTGCAGCTGAAGAAACTGCAGCAGCTGGTTCTAGTACTGGTACGGCTGCAGGCACTGGTGCATCTGCAGCAGCAGCTGGCACAGCAACAACAGTTGCAGTAGCGACAGCAGCAGTAGCGGCAGCAGCAGCTGTAGCGGTTGCTTCTAACGAAAGCGGTGCAACAACTACAACAACTACTCGATAATTTTTGAGTAGGCGTTTAAAACCATTTTATGTGAAAGCATAAAGTGGTTTTTTTATATCTAATTGATTAATTTTCTATATTGGACAGCAGCAACAAGAATGCTAGGAAGCAGAACTCGCCATGCTTAAACCTCTAATCATATCTCTTGGTCTTTTTCTTGCTGGTTGTTCTCAGCAGTTTCAAGACGTTAACTCTACTTTTGATGAAGCCTTTTTTGGAAGCTCTGATGTTGAGCTATCCAAGGAATACATTCAAACCTTACCTTATTCCAGCATTTATGCGGAAGTGAATGACCAAGGTAAAATCTTCATGGTCTTAGCGTATGTCGATGAAAACCCGCAAACGGGCGCAGAGCAGTTAAAGTGGATGTCTTCTGACAAAGCGATGATCGTCACTGAAAATGGACGTATCGTACAAACGCTATTGCTTCCTTACGAAAACCTCTCTGGTTTGGTATTCCAACCGTTGGATGCATTCTCTTCTGCAAACAGCTCGTCACCAGATTCTTCTTATGCGTTTGATGTGTCAGCGAACCCCGGTGCCCAAAAGTGGCAAGCGGTTTACGATTGGCAACCCAACTATCGATTCGGCTATAAAGCAAATATCACCCGAACGTATGCGGGAAATGAAACGGTCGAAACACCGTTAGCGTCTATCGATACTAAGAAGTTCCAAGAAAAGATTAACTTCCCTATGTTAGAGCAAGAGATCACCAACGAGTATTGGGTCGACAGCAAAGGCAAAGTGGTCAAAACCATACAGTATTTAGGCCCTGATATGACAAGGCTTGAGTTAACCGTCCTTAAGCATTATCAAAGCAATTAACGAACAGGGTAATGAACTAAAATGATGAATTATATTAGTCACGCATCAAAAATGAGGGGGCGTCGGTTGCCCGTAGTGAGAGCTCTGTTAATTATGAGCGCTTTGTTTGCTTTGAGCTCCGCTTCTGCGGCTTCTAATTTTGTTACACCTGATGGCTCTTCTTTAGTAAAAACAACAATCGAGCTTCCTCTTCAAGGTGTGACGCTTGAGTATAAAGCTAATGTTCGACTACTTCAGGTATTAGACGACGCGAATGCTAGCGGCAGTATTGGTTACTTCCCCCTTTCAGCTCAACTGTTTGATAAAACCAATACTGAAGCTAACAAATCTAATAAAGATATCGAAGCCAAAAAGCGCAATGTATTTAATCAACTTGACGCTTTCTCGGTAGAAGAGCCAGAAGCAAAACTGGTAAAGCAACAATTAGCTTCTTTCCAGTATCTCAATCGAGTTTTTATTGAATTAGACCGTAATGCGGTTATCTCGCAATCAGATAAGAACCCGTTACTTGTTTCAAGTTCAAATACTAATAAGCCGTCGCCTGCTGCCATAAAAAGAGCGTCGACCAGTCAAGCTCAAGCATTTTCTCTGTACTTACCACAACGACCAACGTCCATTCAGTTAATGGGTGCAATGAAAGAGTCGGTAACAATGAATCTGATTGAGCATGGAACCTTGAATGATTATCTCGATGCATTACCGAACGGTTTTATTGGTGAATCAGCGGATAAAAGCGTGGCGTATGTTGTTCAGCCAGACGGTGTGGTGCAAACCATTCAATACGCTTACTGGAACGAACAACCGGTTTACCTAGCACCAGGTGCCATCGTATTTATGGCGTTTTACTCTTTGCCATCGGAATACTCAACGTTGAACCAAGATATTGTCGATTTGCTACGTCATAAGGTTGGCTTGTAATGCTGAAACAGAAATCATTCCCTCTATCGGCAGTGTGTACATCGGTTACCTGCGCTCTGTTAATTACTAATAGTGTTCCGACAAGAGCAGAAATAACCATTGATTCCTCTTCGATTCGAGCAGAAAAATCATCATTCGACGACACAGAATACAGAACATCGCAAATGAACTTTGGTGGTGTTGGCTTAATGCAAATGCCGACAGGACGAATGGCACCAGAAGGTGAGTTCAACTTTAGTGCTTCGTTTAACAATGAGTACTATTTTTATAACGTGAGCCTGCAGGTGATGCCTTGGCTTGAAACCACCATTCGTTATACACAAGTACAAGATCTGCTTTATAGCGGAGGCGCAGACCAAGATTGTTCTCAAAACTCATTCAGTGGCTGTACCAAATACACAGATAAAGGCATCGACTTTAAACTGCGCTTAATCGAAGAAGGGTACTACTTACCAGAAGTGTCGGTAGGTGTGCGTGACTTCGGTGGTACAGGCTTGTTTGATGGTGAATTTGTCGCGGCAACCAAGCGTTTTGGCCCTATTGATTTTACCTTGGGCATGGCTTGGGGATACATGGGCACCAGTGGCAACTTCACTAACCCATTGTGTAAAGCCAGTGACAAGTATTGTGAACGCCCGTCTGATTTTAAAGGCAATGGCGGCAGTGTCGATTTTGAGCGTTGGTTTAAAGGCGATGCTGCGATTTATGGTGGTTTTGAATATCAAACCCCTTATAAGCCGCTAACCTTGAAGCTTGAGTACGATGGCAACGATTACTCTCAAGATTTCCCAGTAGTACGTGGCG is a genomic window of Vibrio sp. ED004 containing:
- a CDS encoding glycosyltransferase, which translates into the protein MKVCVLLAVCNGETYLREQLESILHQKEVSVDVYVCLDSSQDSSQSILSEYATRYQNIILHSQDIKFGSAGQNFLYMLKTVDFSSYDYICFSDQDDYWLDGKLHNAIKKIRSSNADGYSSNVTAFWENDRQVDIRKSYAQVYFDYIFESSGPGCTFVLTYELAHDIQSFLESAGDKVKDIWLHDWFCYAYARSNDYSWVIDQSSYLLYRQHDSNSVGANVNFGAKFSRLREVLNGSALDKVMLQSDILGINAELPVKLLKNNTVFSYFRLALLASKCRRKPSEKVFFFFVMILLGIKRLMK
- a CDS encoding nucleoside-diphosphate sugar epimerase/dehydratase, whose protein sequence is MLRPIYTLLNAKRSNKRLISVLYDICAITISLYLSIALRLGTITFSSGLDEVITLICTVLITILSFMKLGMYRAVLRYMMLPAVGNIFLGVFVSTLTLVLCGFFFQTFIPRSVPFIYAGLATLALGGPRILIRTIYYQLYKRKKPNVFIYGAGATGRDLAYALIQGDEYNPVIMLDDDIRKSGQILFGLKVHHPSEFEHLQSLYQPVKLLLAINGINKGERLRLVEKLSHWPIALQSVPSVEEIAAGKATATEVKDLDVADLLGRAAVDPDQALLAQNIANKNVMVTGAGGSIGSELCRQILSQKPKTLVLFELNEYNLYKIDQELNSTKVNLKSDTQIVAILGSVQRQNRLEKVMAAHNVETVYHAAAYKHVPLVEDNIVEGVRNNVFGTLACAEAAIQTGVKNFTLISTDKAVRPTNVMGATKRMAELVLQALADKQNTTTFTMVRFGNVLGSSGSVVPLFKKQINKGGPVTVTHPDIIRYFMLIPEAAQLVIQAGAMGHNGQVFVLDMGEPVKILDLAKRMIHLMGMQEHIEGEQQEGDISIKFTGLRPGEKLYEELLIGDNVEGSGHQKIMMAKEQMLSWNEMHPLLTQLDICCHNFDEECIMQILLDAPTGYSKN
- a CDS encoding sugar transferase — protein: MIRLIDFFLALFGLLFLWPVFVVICILGYFDTGSPVFFQTRVGRNKKPFTLVKFRTMPVETQSVATHLVGANSVTKLGGFLRKTKLDELPQLYNVLKGEMSLVGPRPCLFNQQELIDERESRGVLAVSPGVTGLAQINDIDMSTPKLLAEWDKRMLDTLNVKLYFQYIIQTVLGKGSGDRV
- a CDS encoding NAD-dependent epimerase/dehydratase family protein; the protein is MNKILLTGSSGFIGSHFLQNCPLPIVSVKRSAEKNSTSDTFYITSLDQGTSWSGAFRGISTVVHLAAVAHSKRCSIQSVYDVNVEGTVNLAKSAAHAGVKRFIFLSSIGVLGGYTEKGNKFSKKSPVQAGNTYTKSKLEAEKRLRDIEKDTGMEVVVIRAPLVYGPNAPGSFSQLKKLVSIVPLLPFGCIDNRRDFISVDNLVDLISCCSQHPNAAGQTFLASDDYTLSLRQFISYIADGLEKRCIQIPIPVFVYQFLAQLFKKHKLMEQLVLNLEVDISDTKKSLNWIPPYHPQYTMGQLKRGLK
- a CDS encoding capsule biosynthesis GfcC family protein, which gives rise to MMNYISHASKMRGRRLPVVRALLIMSALFALSSASAASNFVTPDGSSLVKTTIELPLQGVTLEYKANVRLLQVLDDANASGSIGYFPLSAQLFDKTNTEANKSNKDIEAKKRNVFNQLDAFSVEEPEAKLVKQQLASFQYLNRVFIELDRNAVISQSDKNPLLVSSSNTNKPSPAAIKRASTSQAQAFSLYLPQRPTSIQLMGAMKESVTMNLIEHGTLNDYLDALPNGFIGESADKSVAYVVQPDGVVQTIQYAYWNEQPVYLAPGAIVFMAFYSLPSEYSTLNQDIVDLLRHKVGL
- a CDS encoding YjbF family lipoprotein, which translates into the protein MLKPLIISLGLFLAGCSQQFQDVNSTFDEAFFGSSDVELSKEYIQTLPYSSIYAEVNDQGKIFMVLAYVDENPQTGAEQLKWMSSDKAMIVTENGRIVQTLLLPYENLSGLVFQPLDAFSSANSSSPDSSYAFDVSANPGAQKWQAVYDWQPNYRFGYKANITRTYAGNETVETPLASIDTKKFQEKINFPMLEQEITNEYWVDSKGKVVKTIQYLGPDMTRLELTVLKHYQSN
- a CDS encoding glycosyltransferase — translated: MSPESDFSVVVCTYRPNAYLIEQLHSINSSMPGIPVTIFDDSEQIDDTLSLIKESSLSNVRVFPGAKRGSACENFVYGLSAIDSKWVFLSDQDDVWEMSKVQEYMNVIRNLDSDLPQIIFSDASLIDEAGEVIDDSFFRYQGLSDKVLESDDILFRNCVQGATLCLNNKMLDLLRNSLDGESASQLAMHDWWIAILSRYLGNWTFIDKPLIRYRQHSANLVGAQKESNVLLNILRNPIRLYNNVRSLKCQYKLWTRVSERLKVYNNGKRNLSPLSKCKLIAMKLML